A single region of the Nocardioides sp. W7 genome encodes:
- a CDS encoding ABC transporter permease → MRTPDLRLWTPLAVLTLVVLGCLLGPLIVDADPIAQDLGNRLEAPDWLGGSGGLLGTDPFGRDLLARTLAGGRVSLAVGFGAATGAVVLGVLLGLLAGYRGGRVDRAIMTLADVWLAFPFLVLALAAVAVVGSDIPVLIALLTLGGWVLPTRVTRTIVQRLRGEDFVVAATGAGASDGYVVFKHLLPQVLPVTLVVWSFTVGTLVVIESSLSFLGLGVRPPTPSWGNLISDGTVYLETAWWILTWPSLMIALTVLCANTLGTALRLRLSGVGLDPEVLK, encoded by the coding sequence ATGAGAACGCCGGATCTGAGGCTCTGGACGCCACTGGCTGTCCTGACGCTCGTCGTGCTCGGCTGTCTGCTCGGGCCGCTCATCGTGGACGCCGACCCGATCGCCCAGGACCTGGGCAACCGGCTCGAGGCACCCGACTGGCTGGGGGGCAGCGGCGGGCTGCTCGGCACCGACCCGTTCGGCCGGGACCTGCTCGCCCGCACCCTGGCCGGAGGTCGGGTGTCCCTCGCGGTCGGCTTCGGCGCCGCCACCGGGGCCGTCGTGCTCGGTGTCCTGCTCGGCCTGCTCGCCGGCTACCGCGGCGGTCGCGTCGACCGGGCGATCATGACCCTGGCCGACGTCTGGCTCGCCTTCCCGTTCCTGGTGCTCGCGCTCGCTGCGGTCGCCGTCGTCGGCTCGGACATCCCGGTGCTGATCGCGCTGCTCACCCTGGGCGGCTGGGTGCTCCCCACCCGGGTCACCCGCACGATCGTGCAGCGGCTGCGCGGCGAGGACTTCGTCGTCGCGGCGACCGGCGCCGGCGCGTCCGACGGCTATGTCGTCTTCAAGCACCTGCTGCCGCAGGTGCTGCCGGTCACCCTGGTCGTCTGGTCCTTCACGGTGGGCACGCTGGTGGTGATCGAGAGCTCGCTCTCGTTCCTGGGTCTCGGGGTACGACCACCCACGCCGTCGTGGGGGAACCTCATCTCCGACGGCACCGTCTATCTCGAGACCGCCTGGTGGATCCTCACCTGGCCGTCGCTCATGATCGCGCTGACCGTGCTCTGTGCCAACACCCTCGGCACCGCCCTGCGCCTCCGCCTCAGCGGCGTCGGCCTCGACCCGGAGGTGCTGAAGTGA